A genomic region of Chaetodon auriga isolate fChaAug3 chromosome 11, fChaAug3.hap1, whole genome shotgun sequence contains the following coding sequences:
- the zc3h15 gene encoding zinc finger CCCH domain-containing protein 15 — MPPKKPAQPGGSKKTQEKKKEKIIEDKTFGLKNKKGAKQQKYIKNVTQQVKYGQQSARQADADKANKKTDKKKELEELNELFKPVVAAQKVSKGVDPKSVLCAFFKQGQCTKGDKCKFSHDLSMERKCEKRSVYVDERDEDLEKDTMENWDEKKLEEVVNKKHGEAEKKKAKTQIVCKYFLDAIENNKYGWFWVCPGGGDNCMYRHALPPGFVLKKDKKKEEKEEEISLEELIENERAALGPDVTRITLETFLAWKKRKRQEKVDRAREEMEKKKADFKAGKSLVVSGREVFEFRPELVDDDDAEADDTQYDGDDEVKGDEEEINTTEVQDIDLSRFVPQEVDNTGITVASTDRFTSRNKTELTETDSEEQLNGACGGAEANGLSGAEGGGEDGGGEDEEDEEEVPVDENLFTGEDLEELDEELNTLALED, encoded by the exons ATGCCTCCGAAGAAACCCGCCCAACCCGGGGGAAGTAAAAAAActcaagagaagaaaaaggaaaagataatTGAG gACAAGACATTTGGCTTGAAGAACAAGAAAGGGGCCAAGCAGCAGAAGTACATCAAGAACGTTACCCAGCAAGTCAAATATGGACAACAAAGCGCCCGACAG GCTGATGCAGATAAGGCCAATAAGAAGACGGATAAGAAGAAAGAGTTGGAAGAACTCAATGAGCTGTTTAAACCTGTAGTCGCTGCCCAGAAAGTCAGTAAAG GTGTTGATCCAAAGTCAGTGCTGTGTGCCTTCTTCAAGCAGGGTCAGTGCACCAAAGGTGACAAGTGCAAGTTCAGCCATGATCTGTCAATGGAGAGGAAATGTGAGAAGAGGAGCGTCTACGTGGATGAACGAGATGAAGATCTGGAGAAAG ACACCATGGAGAACTGGGACGAGAAGAAactggaggaggtggtgaaCAAAAAGCACGGAGAGGCCGAGAAGAAGAAAGCCAAAACACAAATT GTGTGTAAGTACTTCCTGGACGCCATAGAGAATAATAAATATGGCTGGTTCTGGGTGTGTCCAGGAGGGGGTGACAACTGCATGTACCGGCACGCGCTGCCGCCCGGCTTTGTActgaagaaagacaagaagaaggaggagaaggaggaggagatctcGCTGGAGGAGCTGATAGAAAATGAG CGTGCCGCTTTGGGCCCCGATGTGACCCGGATCACCCTGGAGACGTTCCTGGcctggaagaagaggaaacgGCAGGAGAAG GTGGacagagcgagggaggagatggagaagaagaaggctgACTTCAAGGCTGGAAAATCACTTGTG GTGAGTGGCCGTGAGGTGTTCGAGTTCCGTCCCGAGTTGgtcgatgatgatgatgccgaAGCCGACGACACCCAATATGACGGTGACGACGAGGTGAAAGGTGACGAGGAAGAG ATCAATACAACAGAGGTCCAGGACATAGACTTATCCCGTTTTGTTCCACAAGAGGTCGACAACACAGGCATTACCGTGGCATCCACGGACCGTTTCACCTCCAGGAATAAGACTGAGCTGACGGAAACAGACAGCG aggagcagctgaacgGAGCTTGCGGTGGTGCTGAGGCCAATGGGCTATCGGGAGCAGAAGGAGGCggggaggacggaggaggggaggacgaagaggatgaagaggaggtaCCGGTGGATGAGAACCTGTTCACGGGAGAagacctggaggagctggacgaGGAACTTAACACACTGGCGCTGGAGGACtga